From one Longimicrobiales bacterium genomic stretch:
- a CDS encoding GAF domain-containing sensor histidine kinase gives MDVTAAVLGIHESDSSTAAYGVLSHTLQPPLHAVVRIDSSQQPTILIPPGTALSAELTDTAAHLLRPEVFGLRSQFPTDASSFPDTDVLLIPYRVGEDSATAVLIGESGSFGEDPEPWRRLAGALARMEQREQSQQKLRAECELLRQRAEESEAMHTLGLATNRSLDPDEVLALVARFARTLLGAHYATVSTVKNDTVELVASIGLHGEQAGTDELAARIVEASKPLRIGGADANLDPAEFPLHVQQGMVVGLGIPLTLFGDTFGALVVGYRRPYEVTARDVRLGISVATHAAVAIGNARLHERVEQRSSELAQAYAQLGEATSAKERFYNAVSHDLRTPVGAIKGYSELMLEGLAGELPERARRFIENSARAAENLLSLLNDLLDFAKLQANRVEIDMKPTDLRRIVDDALLSVRPQAEEKGLELVEPQNCDLTLVTDGRRLRQILVNLLGNAVKFTKSGRIGLECAADSDFVELAVFDTGPGIAPDDQARVFREFEQIKGSVGTGLGLPICANLASLLGGFLHVESEPGTGSRFVLRLPLEPLLAGTPVDDDGTAILPGDDAPPSTMTDSSTQPPTGRRGAVQVS, from the coding sequence ATGGATGTCACCGCTGCGGTGCTCGGAATACACGAGAGCGATTCCTCCACGGCGGCGTATGGTGTCCTGTCGCATACGCTCCAGCCGCCGCTGCACGCGGTCGTCAGGATCGACAGCTCGCAGCAGCCCACGATCCTGATTCCGCCCGGAACCGCGCTGAGTGCGGAACTGACTGACACGGCGGCGCACCTGCTCCGTCCGGAAGTCTTCGGGCTGCGCTCACAGTTTCCGACGGACGCGTCGAGCTTCCCGGACACGGACGTGCTGCTGATCCCCTACCGGGTCGGTGAGGATTCAGCGACCGCGGTGCTGATCGGGGAGAGCGGCTCGTTCGGCGAGGATCCGGAGCCCTGGCGGCGGCTGGCGGGAGCGCTGGCGCGCATGGAGCAGCGGGAGCAGTCGCAGCAGAAGCTGCGAGCGGAGTGCGAGCTGCTGCGCCAGCGTGCGGAGGAGAGCGAGGCGATGCACACGCTCGGGCTCGCGACGAATCGTTCGCTGGACCCGGACGAAGTGCTTGCGCTGGTCGCGCGTTTTGCGCGCACACTGCTCGGTGCGCATTACGCGACGGTGAGCACCGTCAAGAACGACACGGTCGAGCTGGTCGCATCGATCGGCCTGCACGGTGAGCAGGCAGGCACGGACGAGCTGGCGGCGCGCATCGTCGAAGCATCGAAGCCGCTGCGTATAGGCGGTGCCGACGCCAACCTGGACCCCGCAGAGTTCCCGCTGCACGTGCAGCAGGGCATGGTCGTGGGACTGGGTATCCCGCTGACGCTGTTTGGCGACACGTTCGGCGCGCTCGTCGTCGGCTACCGCCGCCCGTACGAGGTGACCGCGCGCGACGTGCGGCTCGGCATCAGCGTCGCAACGCATGCTGCGGTGGCGATCGGCAACGCCCGGCTGCACGAGCGCGTGGAGCAGCGCTCGAGCGAGTTGGCGCAGGCGTATGCGCAGCTCGGCGAAGCGACGAGCGCCAAGGAGCGGTTCTACAACGCGGTGTCGCACGACCTGCGCACGCCGGTCGGCGCGATCAAGGGCTACAGCGAGCTGATGCTCGAAGGGCTCGCCGGCGAGCTGCCGGAACGCGCGCGTCGCTTCATCGAGAACTCCGCACGCGCGGCGGAGAACCTGCTGAGCCTGCTGAACGACCTGCTCGATTTCGCGAAGCTGCAGGCGAACCGCGTCGAAATCGATATGAAGCCGACGGACCTGCGCAGGATCGTCGACGACGCGCTGCTGAGCGTCCGGCCCCAGGCCGAGGAGAAGGGCCTGGAGCTGGTGGAGCCGCAGAACTGCGACCTGACTCTCGTTACGGACGGTCGTCGGCTGCGGCAGATCCTGGTCAACCTGCTCGGCAATGCGGTGAAGTTCACGAAGAGCGGCCGGATCGGGCTCGAATGCGCAGCCGATTCCGATTTCGTCGAGCTGGCCGTGTTCGACACCGGGCCCGGAATCGCCCCCGACGACCAGGCCCGGGTATTCCGCGAATTCGAGCAGATCAAGGGCTCGGTTGGAACCGGTCTCGGTCTGCCGATCTGCGCAAACCTCGCCTCACTCCTGGGCGGATTTCTGCATGTCGAGAGTGAGCCCGGCACCGGCTCACGTTTCGTGCTGCGACTTCCGCTCGAGCCCCTCCTGGCGGGCACTCCTGTCGACGACGACGGCACCGCCATCCTTCCGGGCGACGACGCTCCTCCCTCGACCATGACCGACAGCTCGACGCAGCCGCCAACCGGGCGGCGCGGCGCAGTCCAGGTTTCCTAG
- a CDS encoding alpha/beta family hydrolase — MAGSKTSSMSIAVPDRGDVDALLVMPDRAHALYVLAHGAGAPMRHAFMDAIAHALSVRGVGTLRYNFPYTQAGRRSPDRPQVLEATVRAAIEAGMEAAGGVPVFAGGKSMGGRMTSQALAGEADERVRGVVFLGYPLHGAGKPPSTQRAEHLAAVAQPMLFVQGTRDSLADLALMRGVIDGLGARASLHVVEDGDHGFHVRKKSGRDDAAVIEEIADAVSAWMKDVAG, encoded by the coding sequence ATGGCCGGTTCAAAGACGTCCTCGATGTCCATCGCAGTGCCCGATCGCGGCGACGTGGATGCGCTGCTGGTGATGCCCGACCGGGCCCATGCGCTCTACGTGCTCGCGCATGGTGCCGGCGCTCCGATGCGGCATGCGTTCATGGATGCGATTGCGCACGCCCTGTCGGTCCGCGGGGTGGGGACCCTGCGCTACAACTTCCCGTACACGCAGGCGGGCCGACGCTCGCCGGACCGGCCGCAGGTGCTGGAAGCGACGGTGCGCGCGGCGATCGAGGCTGGAATGGAAGCGGCCGGTGGCGTCCCCGTCTTCGCGGGCGGCAAGTCGATGGGCGGACGGATGACATCGCAGGCGCTCGCCGGCGAGGCGGATGAGCGGGTGCGCGGCGTCGTCTTTCTCGGGTATCCGCTGCATGGCGCGGGCAAGCCGCCGAGCACGCAGCGCGCGGAGCACCTGGCAGCGGTCGCGCAGCCGATGCTCTTCGTGCAGGGAACGCGCGACAGCCTGGCCGACCTCGCGTTGATGCGGGGTGTCATCGATGGACTCGGCGCACGCGCCTCGCTGCACGTGGTCGAGGACGGCGATCACGGCTTCCACGTGCGGAAGAAGAGCGGCCGCGACGATGCTGCCGTGATCGAGGAGATCGCGGATGCGGTGAGCGCGTGGATGAAGGACGTCGCCGGCTAG
- a CDS encoding DUF72 domain-containing protein, producing MQLLTGTSGFGYKEWKGSFYPADLPASSFLSWYAERFPAVEINNTFYRMPVPDQLTAWRAEVPPEFRFILKAPRQITHIKRLKEVDQPVARLLEVSEALGEARGPLLFQLPPNMKKDVDRLRGLLKLLPQDVRAAVEFRNDTWYDDEVYATLGEHRASLCITHTEEGDSPFAATASWGYLRLRGVQYADDELKTWVDRIRATDWTDVLVFFKHEDEATGPRLAARFRELFEAG from the coding sequence ATGCAACTCCTTACCGGCACCAGCGGCTTCGGCTACAAGGAATGGAAGGGCAGCTTCTATCCCGCCGACCTGCCCGCCAGCAGCTTCCTGTCCTGGTACGCCGAGCGCTTCCCGGCCGTGGAAATCAACAACACGTTCTACCGGATGCCGGTCCCCGACCAGCTGACGGCCTGGCGTGCGGAGGTGCCACCGGAGTTCCGCTTCATTCTCAAGGCGCCCCGGCAGATCACACACATCAAGCGGTTGAAGGAAGTCGACCAGCCCGTCGCGCGACTGCTCGAGGTGAGCGAAGCACTGGGCGAGGCGCGCGGCCCGCTGCTGTTCCAGCTCCCGCCCAACATGAAGAAGGATGTGGACCGGCTGCGCGGGCTGCTGAAGCTGCTGCCCCAGGACGTGCGCGCGGCGGTGGAGTTCCGCAATGACACGTGGTACGACGATGAAGTCTATGCGACGCTGGGCGAGCACCGTGCGTCGCTCTGCATCACGCACACGGAGGAGGGAGACTCACCGTTCGCAGCGACGGCGTCGTGGGGCTATCTGCGACTTCGTGGAGTGCAGTACGCGGACGACGAGCTGAAGACCTGGGTCGATCGTATCCGCGCCACGGACTGGACCGACGTGCTCGTGTTCTTCAAGCATGAGGACGAGGCCACGGGGCCCCGCCTGGCCGCCCGCTTCCGCGAGCTGTTCGAGGCAGGCTGA